The Miscanthus floridulus cultivar M001 chromosome 7, ASM1932011v1, whole genome shotgun sequence genome includes a region encoding these proteins:
- the LOC136464918 gene encoding uncharacterized protein → MAAATTTTTKMNGGINSSKEYSEQPQHNAADTTAKKTPAATSESEWEAVSSLLDAARPFLRGELGSADPELPSLVAVLRAAGAGECYHKHGTFLEHLEDVYRILRLWGASDAVARCGLFHSSYSNSYVDLAIFQLDTGRGQVRRIIGADAERLVHLFCVVPRHQLIFEQLQPRYTEQELRDHLAAAEAELAAAQQGQLLGSSPVLTMSPWRRKLRSVVPPEGVVATHIRTGEPVPLSRRVVAAFLLMTVADFSDQYTDYQDELFENDDGRLELRGDDWAALWPGTGKPGLWVSAMSRLAALYGLIARDEQLIAMQMQGAGHHHHDDDMVVGELVVPPVFERCSRVLDPGEQKAARDLYWEAITTTRSSKDNRKDTEALLRESIAKNPFVGEPHLVLAQLLLNDGRYAEAEAEAAAGRGVRLLLQWGSSWDKRMSWEGWVSWGRLMGDKPRRRRGTWPRTAWGIINLGLVEGVANRN, encoded by the coding sequence atggccgccgccaccaccaccaccaccaagatgAACGGCGGCATCAACTCCTCCAAGGAGTACTCGGAGCAGCCGCAGCACAACGCTGCTGACACCACCGCCAAGAAGACGCCGGCGGCGACCTCGGAGTCGGAGTGGGAAGCCGTGTCGTCGTTGCTTGACGCGGCGCGTCCCTTCCTCCGGGGCGAGCTGGGTTCGGCGGACCCGGAGCTGCCATCCCTGGTGGCGGTGCTGCGCGCGGCGGGCGCCGGAGAGTGCTACCACAAGCACGGCACGTTCCTGGAGCACCTGGAGGACGTGTACCGGATCCTCCGCCTGTGGGGCGCGTCCGACGCCGTGGCGCGCTGCGGCCTCTTCCACTCCTCCTACTCCAACTCCTACGTCGACCTCGCCATCTTCCAGCTCGACACGGGGCGGGGCCAAGTGCGCCGCATCATCGGCGCGGACGCCGAGCGCCTCGTCCACCTCTTCTGCGTCGTGCCGAGGCACCAGCTCATATTCGAGCAGCTCCAGCCCCGGTACACGGAGCAGGAGCTCAGGGACCACCTCGCCGCCGCAGAggccgagctcgccgccgcccAGCAGGGTCAGCTGCTGGGCTCATCCCCCGTGCTGACGATGTCGCCGTGGCGCCGGAAGCTCCGGTCCGTGGTGCCGCCCGAGGGCGTGGTGGCGACGCACATCCGCACCGGGGAGCCCGTGCCGCTGTCGCGCCGCGTGGTGGCGGCGTTCCTGCTCATGACCGTCGCCGACTTCAGCGACCAGTACACGGACTACCAGGACGAGCTGTTCGAGAACGACGACGGCCGGCTCGAGCTCCGCGGCGACGACTGGGCCGCGCTGTGGCCGGGAACCGGAAAGCCTGGGCTCTGGGTCAGCGCCATGTCCAGGCTGGCGGCGCTCTACGGCCTCATCGCCCGGGACGAGCAGCTGATCGCCATGCAGATGCAGGGGgctggccaccaccaccacgacgatGACATGGTTGTGGGCGAGCTGGTGGTCCCGCCGGTGTTCGAGCGGTGCAGCCGGGTGCTGGACCCCGGGGAGCAGAAGGCGGCGAGGGATCTCTACTGGGAGGCCATCACCACCACCAGGAGCAGCAAGGACAACAGGAAGGACACGGAGGCGCTGCTACGGGAGAGCATCGCGAAGAACCCCTTCGTGGGGGAGCCGCACCTGGTGCTGGCGCAGCTGCTCCTCAACGACGGCAGgtacgcggaggcggaggcggaggcggcagcGGGGCGCGGGGTGCGGCTGCTGCTCCAGTGGGGGAGCAGCTGGGACAAGCGAATGTCGTGGGAGGGGTGGGTGTCGTGGGGGCGGCTCATGGGGGAcaagccccgccgccgccgtggcaccTGGCCGCGCACCGCCTGGGGCATCATCAACCTCGGACTCGTCGAAGGCGTCGCCAACCGCAACTGA